One stretch of Numenius arquata chromosome 8, bNumArq3.hap1.1, whole genome shotgun sequence DNA includes these proteins:
- the ARTN gene encoding artemin: MRGGGCPGDGPRRGHGSMEQRAGPPEPRPAGPTTHLQPKEGMLWGLLAILSLLAGLAAGTLRTPHCNETLDTPPTPRGMATASPAVEDGVEVPLAAAWNHLYGDNATTGGPGATELAEDLLLRAERSPPATGKTKKGPRKPLRGARGRNCHIRNLMVKVRDLGLGFNSDEIVLFKYCSGSCHRARSNYDLTLGSLLRQQLITPGPQERVLSHPCCRPTRYEAVSFMDVQNTWQTVEKLSAAECSCIG, from the exons ATGCGGGGCGGCGGCTGCCCGGGGGATGGTCCCCGCCGCGGGCACG GCAGCATGGAGCAGCGAGCGGGGCCACCAGAACCAAGACCTGCAGGACCCACCACGCACCTGCAGCCCAAG GAAGGGATGCTGTGGGGGCTCCTTGCCATCCTCTCGCTGCTGGCCGGGCTTGCTGCAGGCACCCTGCGAACGCCACACTGCAACGAGACGCTGGACACGCCCCCCACGCCACGGGGCATGGCCACCGCCAGCCCAGCTGTGGAAGACGGGGTGGAGGTACCACTTGCCGCTGCCTGGAACCACCTGTATG GGGACAATGCAACGACGGGTGGCCCAGGTGCCACAGAGCTGGCGGAGGACCTGCTGCTGCGTGCTGAGCGCTCACCGCCGGCCACCGGCAAAACCAAGAAGGGGCCGCGGAAACCCTTGCGGGGGGCCCGCGGGCGCAACTGCCACATCCGCAACCTGATGGTGAAggtgcgtgacctgggcctgggCTTCAACTCGGATGAGATCGTGCTTTTCAAGTACTGCAGCGGGTCCTGCCACCGGGCGCGCAGCAACTATGACCTGACGCTGGGCAGCCTGCTGCGGCAGCAGCTCATCACCCCGGGGCCGCAGGAGCGGGTCCTCAGCCACCCCTGCTGCCGGCCCACCCGCTACGAGGCCGTCTCCTTCATGGACGTGCAGAACACATGGCAGACAGTGGAGAAGCTCTCGGCGGCTGAGTGCAGCTGCATCGGCTGA